In Desulfosediminicola ganghwensis, a single window of DNA contains:
- a CDS encoding putative quinol monooxygenase, whose translation MIIIRTILNTLPEKKREVLQTLLAMVEAPANDNGLLSYGIYTDIGNNNIFNLISEWETRGHMNDHLNSDTFSVLLGTQSLLLKPIEIQILNVSSIEGIEAVYAARKAKG comes from the coding sequence ATGATCATCATAAGGACTATACTGAACACTTTACCAGAGAAGAAAAGAGAAGTTTTACAAACGCTCCTTGCGATGGTTGAAGCACCTGCAAACGACAATGGGCTGCTCAGCTACGGAATATACACAGATATCGGAAATAACAATATTTTCAATCTGATTTCTGAGTGGGAAACCCGTGGTCATATGAACGATCATCTGAATTCTGATACGTTCAGTGTATTGCTTGGCACACAAAGCCTGCTGCTAAAGCCAATAGAAATCCAGATCCTTAATGTTTCCAGCATTGAGGGCATCGAGGCCGTCTATGCGGCCCGGAAAGCGAAGGGGTAG
- a CDS encoding chaperone modulator CbpM: MKRHDLIIYAQHLETRLITLDELGRLVGKHPAVLRRYIVYGLIDPAVESPEPLFEDTIVARVQKIERLKNDLGLNLMGCGLVMDLLEQISDLEAQLQHIRKERR, encoded by the coding sequence ATGAAAAGACATGATCTAATAATATATGCGCAACACCTCGAAACGAGACTTATAACATTAGATGAACTTGGCCGGCTGGTTGGAAAGCATCCTGCAGTATTAAGAAGATATATCGTCTATGGACTGATTGATCCAGCGGTTGAAAGCCCTGAACCGCTTTTTGAGGATACTATTGTCGCAAGGGTTCAAAAAATTGAGAGATTGAAAAACGATCTGGGACTCAATCTGATGGGATGCGGTCTTGTGATGGACCTTCTTGAACAGATATCTGATTTAGAGGCGCAGCTGCAACACATTCGAAAAGAGAGGCGCTAG
- a CDS encoding DnaJ C-terminal domain-containing protein yields MKYKDYYKILGVSKDAGKDDIHRAYRKLARKYHPDVSKDHDAELKFREINEAKEVLNDPEKRKLYDMYGKDSEKAGQQPPPGWNRGAANDGKFRYQSYQHSNNANGFQGTDDFSEFFNNLFGDRATRESSGGRYENFFSAAGSSHEAEIEVELPEVFSGATRIITFQVFEASVDGKVIPKEKKLQVKIPKGVTNGSIIRLAGQGEKGIGSGKDGDLLLRISISPDQRFHVVGHNLHTSVSVSPWEAALGAKIPVKTVNGTVMLSLPAGTQNGKQFRLKGFGIPKKGASAGNIIVEIDIRIPRSLTDKEKQLFEELLNISDFDPREEKTQRAKPYEKT; encoded by the coding sequence ATGAAATACAAAGATTATTATAAAATTCTTGGTGTTTCCAAGGACGCGGGGAAAGATGACATACACCGAGCCTACAGGAAGCTTGCCCGTAAATACCATCCTGATGTCAGTAAAGACCATGATGCTGAATTAAAATTCAGAGAGATTAATGAAGCAAAAGAGGTGTTAAACGACCCTGAGAAGCGAAAACTCTATGACATGTATGGCAAAGATTCGGAGAAAGCAGGTCAGCAGCCTCCACCAGGATGGAACAGGGGAGCAGCAAATGACGGAAAATTCCGTTACCAATCGTATCAGCATTCAAACAATGCGAATGGTTTTCAAGGAACTGACGATTTTAGCGAGTTCTTCAACAATCTTTTCGGCGATCGTGCTACCCGTGAATCGTCAGGGGGGAGGTATGAAAATTTCTTCAGTGCTGCGGGAAGCTCTCATGAGGCTGAAATAGAAGTTGAATTACCTGAGGTGTTTTCCGGCGCAACACGTATCATTACATTTCAGGTTTTCGAGGCAAGTGTTGATGGGAAGGTGATACCCAAGGAAAAAAAACTCCAGGTCAAAATACCTAAAGGGGTAACAAACGGTTCCATTATTCGGCTGGCCGGTCAGGGAGAAAAAGGGATCGGAAGTGGTAAAGACGGCGATTTGCTGCTCAGGATATCCATCTCTCCAGACCAGAGGTTCCATGTTGTCGGTCATAATCTGCATACATCGGTTTCGGTGTCTCCATGGGAGGCTGCTCTTGGTGCGAAAATACCTGTAAAGACTGTCAATGGTACAGTAATGCTCTCCTTGCCGGCCGGTACTCAAAATGGAAAACAATTTCGGTTAAAAGGATTTGGCATACCAAAGAAAGGAGCTTCCGCCGGAAATATCATCGTTGAAATAGATATTCGAATACCCCGATCTCTGACTGACAAAGAAAAGCAGTTGTTTGAGGAACTGTTGAATATTTCCGACTTTGACCCGAGAGAGGAAAAGACGCAAAGGGCGAAACCGTATGAAAAGACATGA
- the ftsH gene encoding ATP-dependent zinc metalloprotease FtsH: protein MSDSNKNENENSGDRLRSMLGLNHSPKDENGKFPKQRLNIWYVFIAILLFSYLQPFFFSDKVETIPYSQFKQHLTEGTLDNLIIGPEYITATLKGVPDRQISTIRVDDPGLVKELADSKVSYSGKYQNRLLSTILSWLLPLGIFFLFYFYAMKKMGPGAGVMSFSKNKAKIFAESDTNVSFADVAGIDEAQEELEEVVEFLSSPEKSQKLGGRIPKGVLLVGPPGTGKTLLARAVAGEAKVPFFSISGSEFVEMFVGVGAARVRDLFSQAASQAPCIIFIDELDAIGKARGVNTMGGHDEREQTLNQLLVEMDGFETNKGVIIMAATNRPEILDPALLRPGRFDRQVLVDRPDINGRKAILEIHTKNVVLSPDVDLGKLAGRTPGFVGADLANIINEAALLAARNEKETVELIDFDEAIERVVAGLQKKNRVMSAQEKEIVTYHESGHAIVAESVEHADPVHKISIIPRGISALGYTQQQPTEDRYLMTRSELLDRLAILLGGRVAEELVFNEISTGAQNDLQRASDIARTMVTQYGMSDRLGLVCYEQPRQVMFMPEGFPSAKNYSEAKSAEIDSEISKLIDEAHKRVQAILSERRDVLDELAELLSVKESISGDELRRILKQQKTKDESSV from the coding sequence ATGTCCGATTCAAACAAAAACGAAAATGAGAACTCAGGAGACAGGCTTCGCTCAATGTTAGGACTTAACCACTCCCCCAAAGACGAGAATGGTAAATTCCCAAAGCAACGATTGAATATCTGGTATGTGTTTATCGCCATATTACTATTCTCTTATCTGCAGCCATTTTTCTTTTCCGATAAAGTTGAGACAATTCCTTACAGTCAGTTCAAGCAGCATCTTACTGAAGGCACGCTGGACAACTTGATCATCGGTCCTGAATATATTACGGCGACGCTTAAAGGAGTCCCGGATCGACAGATTTCCACCATTCGGGTTGATGATCCAGGATTAGTGAAGGAACTCGCTGACAGCAAAGTCAGCTATTCCGGTAAATACCAGAATAGATTGCTGAGCACTATCCTTTCCTGGCTGCTGCCGCTCGGCATTTTTTTTCTCTTCTATTTCTACGCCATGAAAAAGATGGGGCCTGGGGCTGGGGTTATGTCTTTTTCCAAGAATAAGGCCAAGATTTTTGCAGAGAGTGATACCAATGTATCCTTTGCTGATGTGGCAGGGATTGATGAAGCGCAGGAAGAGCTTGAAGAAGTTGTTGAGTTCTTAAGCTCTCCGGAAAAATCACAAAAACTAGGCGGCAGGATACCTAAAGGTGTGCTTCTGGTCGGTCCGCCGGGCACAGGGAAAACACTCCTGGCCCGGGCTGTGGCCGGGGAAGCGAAAGTGCCTTTTTTTAGCATCAGCGGTTCTGAATTTGTTGAGATGTTTGTTGGCGTAGGTGCGGCTCGCGTTCGCGATCTTTTCTCCCAGGCAGCTTCTCAGGCTCCCTGCATTATTTTTATTGATGAACTCGATGCAATTGGCAAAGCCCGTGGTGTGAATACCATGGGCGGACATGACGAGCGGGAACAGACACTCAATCAACTACTGGTTGAGATGGATGGGTTTGAGACCAACAAGGGCGTCATCATCATGGCTGCTACCAACCGTCCCGAGATTCTTGACCCCGCCCTGCTGCGACCTGGCCGTTTTGACCGTCAGGTATTGGTTGACCGACCAGATATTAACGGTCGCAAGGCTATTCTGGAAATTCATACAAAGAATGTGGTGCTGAGCCCAGATGTAGACCTTGGCAAGCTCGCAGGACGAACTCCCGGATTTGTTGGCGCGGATCTGGCCAACATCATCAATGAAGCTGCGCTGCTTGCAGCCCGGAATGAGAAAGAAACGGTGGAATTGATTGATTTTGATGAAGCAATCGAACGGGTCGTCGCCGGTCTGCAAAAGAAGAACCGGGTTATGAGTGCCCAGGAGAAGGAGATTGTCACCTACCATGAGTCAGGACACGCGATAGTCGCGGAATCTGTTGAACATGCTGACCCGGTGCATAAGATTTCCATTATTCCGCGTGGAATATCGGCCCTTGGATACACCCAGCAGCAGCCAACCGAAGACCGTTATCTCATGACCCGTTCTGAGTTGCTTGATCGCCTTGCTATTCTCCTTGGCGGCAGAGTAGCAGAAGAGCTTGTTTTTAACGAAATATCGACCGGTGCCCAGAATGATTTACAGCGGGCCTCAGATATTGCCCGCACCATGGTCACTCAGTATGGCATGAGTGATCGTCTTGGATTGGTCTGCTATGAACAGCCACGGCAGGTAATGTTTATGCCAGAAGGATTTCCGTCTGCAAAAAACTACAGTGAAGCCAAAAGTGCCGAAATTGATAGTGAAATTAGTAAATTGATCGATGAAGCTCACAAGAGGGTACAGGCAATTCTCTCGGAACGACGAGACGTTCTGGATGAACTGGCTGAACTCCTCTCAGTAAAAGAAAGCATATCAGGAGATGAACTCAGAAGGATACTGAAACAACAAAAAACAAAAGACGAATCGAGTGTATAA
- the hflK gene encoding FtsH protease activity modulator HflK — protein sequence MSEQEDNIRKSLKPALDVLENFKLKLGNFKPKESLLFIAVLLVVVLLGSSWFTVQPEETGIVQRFGKVVRTASPGLHFKFPLSIETVRRLPTARVLKEEFGFRTMSSLPGMKTRYAPSGTHVEESLMLTGDLNVIDVQWIIQYRIEDPILYLFKVRNTAKTIRDTTEAIMRRAVGNRLGSDVLTTGRVAVASEAKVEIQKVLTSYQSGVRLVTVELQDVTPPDRVKPAFNEVNESRQDKERTINIAQERANREIPKARGVATQSISEAEGYALERINRAEGEATRFTAILAEYQKAPQVTRRRLYLETMTDFLAEMKGLYIVDTDQKAMVPWLPLKSVDGATAGGE from the coding sequence ATGTCTGAACAGGAAGATAACATTCGAAAATCATTGAAACCTGCCCTTGATGTGCTGGAAAATTTTAAATTGAAGCTGGGTAATTTCAAACCTAAAGAGAGCCTTCTGTTTATCGCAGTTCTCCTCGTGGTAGTGCTTCTTGGCTCTTCCTGGTTTACAGTGCAGCCGGAAGAGACGGGAATTGTGCAGCGGTTTGGCAAGGTTGTACGTACGGCCAGTCCTGGGTTGCATTTTAAATTTCCGCTTAGCATTGAAACGGTCCGGCGATTGCCGACAGCCCGTGTCTTGAAGGAGGAGTTCGGTTTCAGAACAATGTCCTCTTTGCCGGGTATGAAAACCCGCTATGCACCAAGCGGGACACATGTAGAGGAATCGCTGATGCTGACCGGCGATCTCAATGTGATAGATGTGCAATGGATTATCCAGTATCGCATTGAAGATCCAATACTCTATCTGTTCAAAGTACGTAATACAGCAAAGACCATTCGTGATACCACCGAGGCAATAATGCGAAGGGCTGTAGGCAATCGCCTTGGCAGTGATGTTCTGACGACCGGTCGTGTCGCCGTCGCCAGTGAAGCCAAAGTGGAGATTCAAAAAGTCCTGACAAGCTACCAGAGCGGTGTACGCCTGGTTACCGTCGAACTGCAGGATGTAACTCCCCCTGACAGAGTGAAACCAGCCTTCAATGAAGTGAACGAATCACGACAGGACAAGGAACGGACTATCAATATCGCTCAGGAGCGGGCCAATCGCGAAATCCCGAAAGCTCGGGGTGTTGCAACCCAGAGTATCAGTGAAGCAGAGGGCTATGCTCTTGAGCGGATCAACCGGGCAGAAGGTGAGGCAACCCGATTTACTGCAATACTGGCCGAATATCAGAAAGCACCACAGGTTACGCGCAGACGACTCTATCTCGAAACAATGACCGACTTTCTGGCAGAGATGAAAGGGCTCTATATCGTCGACACAGATCAGAAGGCGATGGTTCCCTGGCTTCCGCTGAAGTCTGTCGATGGTGCAACAGCCGGAGGAGAGTAA